A single region of the Streptomyces sp. NBC_00425 genome encodes:
- a CDS encoding ALF repeat-containing protein: MRQHRVALLVTATALAPALLLATPAFATGAAATTATATTAAAATDTPVDDMSLDDLRVAVARILGDKASGKAVVREANKALDAGTADALRAFLKTGFRLAQAEDDRVAVFRILGDKTSGKAVVREANKALDANTPEALRAFLETGFRLARAEDDRVAIARILGDKTSGKAVVREANKALDANTPEALRTFLETGFRLARAEDDRVAVARILADPKISKTLRAAAQKAINGTPEELRYFLEVGQYEAKVKR; encoded by the coding sequence ATGCGACAGCACCGCGTTGCCCTGCTCGTCACGGCCACCGCCCTGGCCCCGGCCCTGCTCCTCGCCACCCCGGCGTTCGCCACCGGCGCGGCGGCGACGACGGCGACCGCGACGACCGCTGCGGCGGCGACCGACACGCCTGTCGACGACATGTCGTTGGACGACCTCCGCGTCGCGGTCGCGCGCATCCTCGGGGACAAGGCCTCCGGCAAGGCCGTCGTACGCGAGGCCAACAAGGCGCTGGACGCCGGCACGGCGGACGCCCTGCGCGCGTTCCTGAAGACCGGGTTCCGTCTCGCGCAGGCCGAGGACGACCGGGTCGCCGTCTTCCGCATCCTGGGGGACAAGACCTCCGGCAAGGCGGTGGTCCGGGAGGCCAACAAGGCGCTGGACGCCAATACCCCTGAGGCGCTGCGCGCGTTCCTGGAGACCGGCTTCCGTCTCGCGCGGGCCGAGGACGACCGGGTCGCGATCGCGCGCATCCTCGGCGACAAGACCTCCGGCAAGGCGGTGGTCCGGGAGGCCAACAAGGCGCTGGACGCCAATACCCCTGAGGCGCTGCGCACGTTCCTGGAGACCGGGTTCCGTCTCGCGAGGGCCGAGGACGACCGGGTCGCCGTCGCGCGCATCCTGGCCGACCCGAAGATCAGCAAGACCCTGCGCGCCGCGGCCCAGAAGGCCATCAACGGCACGCCGGAGGAACTGCGCTACTTCCTGGAGGTCGGCCAGTACGAGGCCAAGGTCAAGCGCTGA
- a CDS encoding aldehyde dehydrogenase family protein, producing MNDAQRPVAGAAQRLFVGGDWIEPDGGHYEVVDPATEGTVGLAPEASPDQVREACAAAREALGPWSRTPPEERAAVLARAADLIRARLLPYAGLAQAESGATTGTARAMQVGVAAARFRRYARVEPSEWPIAPQINEAGPMGKAGVMGALAVRQPVGVVACVTSYNNPWANPAGKVAPALAMGNTVVVKPAPQDPLSVYRMAEALEEAGVPRGVVNVVSGRAVAVGETAVSSPDVDMVSFTGSTAVGQRIAEVCGRDMRRQLMELGGKGAAIVLDDADLASAVAGIGTTFSFYSGQICTAPTRVLAQRGVYDRLVEQLTLYARRLKVGDPREADTVVGPVISAAHRDRVESYVELGRKEGAVVVVGGERPASEGGFYVAPTVLADCTNDMRAVREEIFGPVVTVVPFDDEEEGVALANDSDYGLIDYVWSADVARAFRVARRLRAGGVGVNTVGRNMEAPFGGFKKSGVGRDVGSYALHAYSEVQAVVWPG from the coding sequence GTGAACGACGCGCAGAGGCCGGTCGCCGGCGCAGCGCAGCGACTGTTCGTCGGCGGGGACTGGATCGAGCCCGACGGCGGACACTACGAGGTCGTCGACCCGGCGACCGAGGGGACCGTCGGCCTGGCGCCGGAGGCCTCGCCCGATCAGGTGCGCGAGGCCTGCGCGGCGGCCCGCGAGGCCCTCGGCCCGTGGTCGCGCACCCCGCCGGAGGAGCGGGCGGCCGTGCTGGCCCGGGCGGCCGACCTCATCCGGGCCCGGCTGCTGCCCTACGCGGGACTCGCGCAGGCGGAGTCCGGCGCCACCACCGGGACGGCGCGCGCGATGCAGGTCGGGGTGGCCGCGGCCCGCTTCCGCCGGTACGCGCGCGTGGAGCCCTCCGAGTGGCCGATCGCCCCGCAGATCAACGAGGCGGGACCGATGGGGAAGGCGGGCGTGATGGGCGCGCTCGCCGTGCGCCAGCCGGTCGGCGTCGTCGCCTGCGTCACCTCGTACAACAACCCGTGGGCCAACCCGGCGGGGAAGGTCGCGCCCGCCCTGGCCATGGGCAACACGGTTGTCGTGAAGCCGGCCCCGCAGGACCCCCTGTCCGTCTACCGGATGGCGGAGGCGCTGGAGGAGGCGGGCGTCCCGCGCGGCGTGGTCAACGTCGTCTCCGGACGCGCGGTCGCGGTCGGCGAGACGGCGGTGTCCTCGCCGGACGTCGACATGGTCAGCTTCACCGGTTCGACGGCCGTCGGACAGCGCATCGCCGAGGTGTGCGGCCGGGACATGCGGCGTCAGCTGATGGAGCTGGGCGGGAAGGGCGCCGCGATCGTCCTCGACGACGCGGACCTCGCGTCGGCGGTGGCCGGCATCGGCACCACGTTCTCCTTCTACAGCGGCCAGATCTGCACGGCCCCGACGCGGGTGCTGGCGCAGCGCGGGGTGTACGACCGGCTGGTGGAGCAACTCACGCTCTACGCACGCCGGTTGAAGGTCGGTGACCCCAGGGAGGCGGACACGGTGGTCGGCCCGGTGATCTCGGCCGCGCACCGGGACCGGGTGGAGTCCTACGTCGAACTGGGGCGCAAGGAGGGCGCGGTGGTCGTCGTGGGCGGAGAACGCCCGGCGTCGGAAGGCGGGTTCTACGTCGCCCCGACCGTCCTCGCCGACTGCACGAACGACATGCGGGCGGTGCGGGAGGAGATCTTCGGCCCCGTCGTGACGGTCGTGCCCTTCGACGACGAGGAGGAGGGCGTCGCCCTCGCCAACGACAGCGACTACGGCCTCATCGACTACGTCTGGTCGGCCGACGTGGCCCGCGCCTTCCGCGTGGCCCGCCGGCTGCGGGCTGGCGGCGTCGGCGTCAACACCGTGGGCCGCAACATGGAGGCCCCGTTCGGCGGGTTCAAGAAGAGCGGCGTGGGCCGCGATGTCGGCTCGTACGCGCTGCACGCCTACAGCGAGGTGCAGGCCGTCGTCTGGCCGGGCTGA
- a CDS encoding LLM class F420-dependent oxidoreductase, whose product MRIAVTIFLTDETITPVRLARELEQRGFAGLYLPEHTHIPVERTSPYPAGGDLPREYGRTLDPFVALGQAAAVTQTLGLGTGITLVAQHDPIDLAKQIATVDHLSGGRFTLGLGYGWNVEEAADHGVEWRTRRELVRDRMRLMQALWADEPTAYEGEYGSVRASSAYPKPVQKPRGPVAGPRTLVGGAAGPKLFSHICEYADGWLPIGGRGLSESLPVLRAAWADAGREPAALQVVPYAVHPSPGKLAHYAELGIDEVVVQLPPAGEAEVLGLLDGYSAYLSDASDTVQ is encoded by the coding sequence ATGCGCATCGCCGTCACGATCTTCCTCACCGACGAGACGATCACGCCCGTCCGCCTCGCCCGTGAGCTGGAGCAGCGCGGGTTCGCCGGGCTCTATCTTCCCGAGCACACGCACATCCCCGTCGAGCGCACCAGCCCCTATCCCGCCGGCGGCGACCTGCCCCGCGAGTACGGCCGCACCCTCGATCCGTTCGTCGCGCTCGGGCAGGCGGCGGCGGTGACGCAGACGCTGGGCCTCGGCACCGGCATCACGCTCGTCGCCCAGCACGACCCGATCGACCTGGCCAAGCAGATCGCCACCGTCGACCACCTCTCCGGCGGCCGGTTCACCCTGGGTCTCGGCTACGGCTGGAACGTCGAGGAGGCCGCCGACCACGGGGTGGAGTGGCGGACGCGGCGCGAGCTGGTCCGGGACCGGATGCGGCTGATGCAGGCGCTGTGGGCGGACGAGCCGACGGCGTACGAGGGCGAGTACGGCAGTGTGCGGGCCAGCTCGGCGTACCCCAAGCCCGTGCAGAAGCCGCGCGGACCGGTCGCCGGCCCGCGCACGCTCGTCGGCGGGGCCGCCGGGCCGAAGCTGTTCTCCCACATCTGCGAGTACGCCGACGGCTGGCTGCCGATCGGCGGCCGCGGCCTCTCCGAGTCCCTGCCCGTCCTGCGGGCCGCCTGGGCGGACGCGGGCCGCGAGCCGGCCGCGCTCCAGGTCGTGCCGTACGCCGTCCACCCGTCCCCGGGCAAGCTCGCCCACTACGCGGAGCTCGGCATCGACGAGGTCGTGGTCCAGCTTCCGCCCGCCGGCGAGGCGGAGGTGCTCGGCCTCCTCGACGGGTACAGCGCGTACCTGTCCGACGCCAGTGACACCGTGCAATGA
- a CDS encoding ADP-ribosylglycohydrolase family protein has protein sequence MGATAGPVWGRAEQQDFRSRVRGTLLGAAVGDALGAPVDGLGLEEIRQGHGPEGVVDLVSAYGRRGAVTHLTQLTLFTVDGLIRAQVRRDTGAWHPPTDLHRAYLRWAATQRDWGPDLRRKDDGWLAREEWLYARRDPTRTLLLGLGDDVMGTLESPKSPGAAGPEVVPRSVPFGLLVGWEPQLVVQLAVECAAQTHGHPTAYLAAGAYAVTVHALARGESLDGAVQHALALLAARPGHEPVSEALQRALGAVRQGLPGPARVEELAGAGTAEAVLSGAVYCALVAEDVRHGLRLAVNHGAPSGPTAALAGGLLGALHGETALPPAWLAELEGRPTILELADDFAMEMTQGPALHGPAGASPGWLARYPRGGPS, from the coding sequence GTGGGTGCGACTGCCGGGCCCGTCTGGGGCCGCGCCGAACAACAGGACTTTCGCAGCAGGGTGCGCGGCACGCTGCTGGGCGCGGCCGTAGGCGACGCGCTCGGCGCGCCCGTCGACGGACTGGGACTCGAGGAGATCCGGCAGGGACACGGGCCCGAGGGCGTGGTGGACCTGGTGTCCGCCTACGGGCGGCGCGGCGCGGTCACTCATCTCACCCAGCTCACCCTCTTCACGGTGGACGGCCTGATCCGTGCCCAGGTGCGGCGGGACACCGGCGCCTGGCATCCGCCGACCGATCTGCACCGGGCGTATCTGCGATGGGCGGCCACCCAGCGCGACTGGGGGCCCGACCTGCGGCGCAAGGACGACGGCTGGCTCGCCCGCGAGGAGTGGCTGTACGCCCGCCGTGATCCGACCCGCACCCTGCTGCTCGGGCTGGGCGACGACGTGATGGGCACCCTCGAATCGCCCAAGAGCCCCGGCGCGGCCGGTCCGGAGGTCGTGCCCCGCTCGGTGCCGTTCGGGCTGCTCGTCGGCTGGGAGCCGCAGCTCGTCGTGCAGCTCGCCGTGGAGTGCGCGGCCCAGACCCACGGCCATCCCACGGCGTATCTCGCGGCGGGCGCGTACGCCGTCACCGTGCACGCGCTGGCGCGCGGCGAGAGCCTGGACGGCGCGGTGCAGCACGCGCTCGCGCTGCTGGCGGCACGGCCCGGGCACGAGCCGGTGTCGGAGGCGCTGCAACGCGCGCTGGGCGCCGTGCGGCAGGGGCTGCCGGGTCCGGCGCGGGTGGAGGAGCTGGCGGGGGCGGGGACCGCGGAGGCGGTGCTCTCCGGAGCGGTCTACTGCGCGCTGGTCGCCGAGGACGTCCGGCACGGGCTGCGGCTCGCCGTGAACCACGGCGCGCCCTCGGGCCCGACCGCGGCCCTCGCCGGCGGTCTGCTCGGCGCCCTGCACGGCGAGACGGCCCTCCCGCCGGCCTGGCTGGCCGAGCTGGAGGGCCGTCCCACGATCCTGGAACTCGCCGACGACTTCGCCATGGAGATGACCCAGGGCCCCGCCCTGCACGGCCCCGCGGGGGCTTCGCCGGGATGGCTGGCCAGGTATCCGAGGGGCGGGCCGAGCTGA
- a CDS encoding bifunctional FO biosynthesis protein CofGH: MTTPESSGTGPGSIPGTHTGPTENSLRRALKRARDGVALDVGEAAVLLQARGEALDDLAASAARVRDAGLEAAGRPGVITYSKSVFIPLTRLCRDKCHYCTFVTVPGKLRRAGHGMFMSPDEVLDIARKGAALGCKEALITLGDKPEERWPEAREWLDAHGYDDTIAYVRAVSIRILEETGLLPHLNPGVMSWTDFQRLKPVAPSMGMMLETTATRLWSEPGGPHHGSPDKEPAVRLRVLEDAGRSSVPFTSGILIGIGETYEERAESLFALRKVSRAYHGIQELIIQNFRAKPDTAMRGMPDAELDELVATVAVARHIMGPSACLQAPPNLVDSEYGRLIGAGIDDWGGVSPLTIDHVNPERPWPQIEELAAQSAAAGFTLRERLCAYPEFVRRGEPWLDPRLLPHVRALADPQTGLALPDAVVEGHPWQEPEEVFVSSGRTDLHASIDTEGRTSDRRDDFDEVYGDWGALREAAAPGMAPQRIDTDVREALRTAADDPTKLTDDEALALLHADGPALDAVCRIADAVRRSAVGDDVTYIVTRNINFTNVCYTGCRFCAFAQRRTDADAYTLSLDQVADRAQQAWELGAVEVCMQGGIHPDLPGTAYFDIAKAVKSRVPGMHVHAFSPMEVVNGATRTGLSVREWLTAAKEAGLDSIPGTAAEILDDEVRWVLTKGKLPAATWIDVVTTAHELGIRSSSTMMYGHVDQPRHWLGHLRTLAGIQQRTGGFTEFVTLPFIHTNAPVYLAGISRPGPTMRDNRAVTAMARLLLHPHIPNIQTSWVKLGTEGAAEMLRSGANDLGGTLMEETISRMAGSSYGSYKSVKDLIAVAEAAGRPAKPRTTLYGEVSEERQRAAAASDGHLPELLPVLD; the protein is encoded by the coding sequence ATGACGACTCCCGAGAGCTCCGGTACCGGCCCCGGCTCCATTCCTGGTACGCACACCGGCCCCACCGAGAACTCCCTGCGTCGCGCCCTCAAACGCGCCCGGGACGGCGTCGCCCTCGACGTCGGTGAGGCGGCCGTCCTGCTCCAGGCGCGCGGCGAGGCCCTCGACGACCTCGCCGCGTCGGCCGCCCGGGTGCGGGACGCCGGCCTGGAGGCGGCCGGCCGGCCCGGGGTCATCACGTACTCGAAGAGCGTCTTCATCCCCCTGACCCGGCTGTGCCGGGACAAGTGCCACTACTGCACGTTCGTCACCGTCCCCGGCAAGCTCCGCCGCGCCGGGCACGGCATGTTCATGTCCCCCGACGAGGTGCTCGACATCGCCCGCAAGGGCGCGGCCCTCGGCTGCAAGGAAGCCCTCATCACCCTCGGGGACAAGCCGGAGGAGCGGTGGCCCGAGGCCCGGGAATGGCTCGACGCCCACGGCTACGACGACACCATCGCCTACGTGCGCGCCGTCTCCATCCGCATCCTCGAGGAGACGGGACTGCTCCCGCACCTCAACCCGGGCGTGATGTCCTGGACCGACTTCCAGCGGCTCAAGCCCGTCGCGCCCTCCATGGGCATGATGCTGGAGACCACCGCCACCCGGCTGTGGTCCGAGCCCGGCGGCCCGCACCACGGCTCCCCTGACAAGGAACCGGCCGTCCGCCTGCGCGTGCTGGAGGACGCGGGCCGTTCGTCCGTCCCCTTCACGTCCGGGATCCTGATCGGCATCGGCGAGACCTACGAGGAGCGGGCCGAGTCGCTGTTCGCGCTGCGCAAGGTCTCCCGCGCCTACCACGGCATCCAGGAACTGATCATCCAGAACTTCCGCGCCAAGCCGGACACCGCGATGCGCGGCATGCCGGACGCGGAACTCGACGAGCTGGTCGCCACCGTGGCCGTGGCCCGGCACATCATGGGCCCGTCCGCCTGCCTCCAGGCCCCGCCCAACCTCGTCGACAGCGAGTACGGGCGGCTGATCGGCGCGGGCATCGACGACTGGGGCGGGGTCTCGCCGCTCACCATCGACCACGTCAACCCCGAGCGGCCCTGGCCGCAGATCGAGGAACTGGCCGCGCAGTCCGCGGCGGCCGGCTTCACCCTGCGCGAACGCCTCTGCGCCTACCCGGAGTTCGTGCGGCGCGGCGAGCCCTGGCTGGACCCGCGGCTGCTTCCGCACGTACGCGCGCTGGCCGACCCGCAGACCGGGCTCGCCCTGCCGGACGCCGTCGTCGAAGGACACCCGTGGCAGGAGCCGGAGGAGGTGTTCGTGTCGTCGGGGCGTACGGATCTGCACGCCTCGATCGACACCGAAGGCCGCACCTCGGACCGCCGCGACGACTTCGACGAGGTGTACGGCGACTGGGGCGCGCTGCGCGAGGCCGCCGCCCCCGGCATGGCCCCGCAGCGCATCGACACCGACGTGCGCGAGGCCCTGCGCACCGCCGCCGACGACCCGACGAAGCTCACCGACGACGAGGCGCTCGCCCTGCTGCACGCGGACGGCCCGGCCCTGGACGCCGTCTGCCGCATCGCGGACGCCGTCCGCCGCTCGGCGGTCGGCGACGACGTCACCTACATCGTCACGCGGAACATCAACTTCACCAACGTCTGCTACACCGGCTGCCGTTTCTGCGCGTTCGCCCAGCGCCGCACCGACGCCGACGCGTACACGCTCTCCCTCGACCAGGTCGCGGACCGGGCTCAACAGGCCTGGGAGCTGGGCGCGGTGGAGGTCTGCATGCAGGGCGGCATCCACCCGGACCTGCCCGGCACGGCGTACTTCGACATCGCGAAGGCGGTCAAGTCCCGGGTCCCCGGCATGCATGTGCACGCCTTCTCGCCGATGGAGGTGGTCAACGGCGCGACCCGCACCGGTCTGTCGGTCCGCGAGTGGCTGACGGCGGCGAAGGAGGCGGGCCTCGACTCGATCCCCGGCACGGCGGCGGAGATCCTCGACGACGAGGTCCGCTGGGTCCTGACCAAGGGCAAGCTGCCGGCGGCGACCTGGATCGACGTCGTCACGACGGCCCACGAGCTCGGCATCCGGTCCTCGTCCACGATGATGTACGGCCATGTCGACCAGCCCCGGCACTGGCTGGGGCACCTGCGGACCCTCGCCGGCATCCAGCAACGCACCGGCGGTTTCACGGAGTTCGTCACGCTGCCGTTCATCCACACCAACGCGCCGGTCTACCTGGCGGGCATCTCCCGTCCCGGCCCGACCATGCGGGACAACCGGGCGGTCACCGCGATGGCCCGGCTGCTGCTGCACCCGCACATCCCCAACATCCAGACCAGCTGGGTGAAGCTGGGCACGGAGGGTGCGGCGGAGATGCTGCGCTCGGGGGCGAACGACCTGGGCGGCACGCTGATGGAAGAGACGATCTCGCGGATGGCGGGCTCGTCCTACGGCTCGTACAAGTCCGTCAAGGACCTGATCGCCGTCGCGGAGGCGGCGGGCCGTCCGGCGAAGCCGCGCACGACGCTGTACGGCGAGGTGTCCGAGGAGCGGCAGCGGGCCGCGGCGGCGTCGGACGGGCACCTGCCGGAACTGCTGCCCGTGCTCGACTGA
- a CDS encoding N-acyl-D-amino-acid deacylase family protein has translation MLDHVIKGATVVDGTGAPAFTADVGIRDGRIAVVGTVTEDSRTAEDAAGLVLAPGFVDPHTHYDAQLFWDPYATPSLNHGVTTVAAGNCGFTLAPLHPDRPEDADYTRRMMSKVEGMSLVALEEGAPWNWSGFGEYLDALEGRIAVNAGFMVGHCALRRYVMGPDAVGGQPSEEQLRQIVQLLHEAMEAGAWGFSTTQSSTHSDGDGQPVASRHARPEELLAMSRAVGEHEGTQIEAIVAGCLDQFSDAEIDLFAEMSAAAGRPLNWNVLTVDAAVPERVPRQLTASERARKAGGRVVALTMPILTPMNMSLGTFCALNLIPGWGPVLALPVPQRIEQLRDPAVRAELLRRADSKEAGVFRRLTDFGRYVIGDTYSEANAGLTGRVVRDVAAERGLDPFACLVEICAADALRTVLWPMPTDNDPASWALRAETWNHEDVLLGGSDAGAHLDRMCGAPYTTRFLGDCLRGRRLAGLEQAVKMLTDDPARLFGLRERGRIQEGFHADLVLFDPERIDAGKATLVHDLPGDSPRLDSKALGVRAVWVNGVAAIRDDVVTGAVPGRVLRSGRDTRTVSTR, from the coding sequence ATGCTCGATCACGTCATCAAGGGGGCGACCGTCGTGGACGGGACCGGTGCGCCCGCCTTCACGGCCGACGTCGGCATCCGGGACGGGCGGATCGCCGTCGTCGGCACGGTCACCGAGGATTCCCGTACCGCCGAGGACGCCGCCGGCCTCGTCCTCGCGCCCGGGTTCGTCGATCCGCACACGCACTACGACGCCCAGCTGTTCTGGGACCCGTACGCCACCCCGTCCCTGAACCACGGGGTGACCACGGTCGCGGCCGGGAACTGCGGCTTCACACTCGCGCCGCTCCACCCGGACCGCCCCGAGGACGCCGACTACACCCGCCGCATGATGTCCAAGGTGGAGGGCATGTCGCTGGTCGCCCTCGAGGAGGGCGCGCCCTGGAACTGGAGCGGCTTCGGGGAGTACCTGGACGCCCTGGAGGGGCGGATCGCCGTCAACGCCGGCTTCATGGTGGGGCACTGCGCGCTGCGCCGGTACGTGATGGGCCCTGACGCGGTGGGCGGGCAGCCCAGCGAGGAGCAACTGCGGCAGATCGTGCAGCTGTTGCACGAGGCGATGGAGGCGGGCGCCTGGGGGTTCTCCACCACCCAGTCCTCTACCCATTCCGACGGGGACGGACAGCCCGTCGCCTCCCGTCACGCCCGGCCCGAGGAGCTGCTGGCGATGTCCCGTGCGGTGGGCGAGCACGAGGGCACGCAGATCGAGGCGATCGTGGCGGGCTGTCTCGACCAGTTCAGCGACGCCGAGATCGATCTCTTCGCGGAGATGAGCGCCGCCGCCGGACGCCCCCTGAACTGGAACGTCCTCACCGTCGACGCGGCCGTGCCGGAGCGGGTGCCCCGGCAGCTCACGGCGAGCGAACGGGCACGCAAGGCGGGCGGCCGGGTCGTGGCGCTGACCATGCCGATCCTCACGCCGATGAACATGTCCCTGGGCACGTTCTGCGCGCTGAACCTGATCCCGGGCTGGGGGCCGGTCCTCGCCCTGCCGGTCCCGCAGCGCATCGAGCAGCTGCGCGACCCGGCCGTCCGGGCGGAGCTGCTGCGGAGGGCGGACTCGAAGGAGGCGGGGGTCTTCCGCCGGCTGACCGACTTCGGGCGGTACGTCATCGGCGACACCTACAGCGAGGCCAACGCGGGCCTCACCGGACGGGTGGTACGGGACGTCGCCGCCGAACGCGGCCTGGACCCCTTCGCGTGTCTGGTCGAGATCTGCGCCGCCGACGCGCTGCGCACCGTCCTGTGGCCGATGCCCACGGACAACGACCCCGCCTCGTGGGCCCTGCGGGCGGAGACCTGGAACCACGAGGACGTCCTGCTCGGCGGGTCCGACGCGGGCGCGCACCTGGACCGCATGTGCGGGGCGCCCTACACCACCCGCTTCCTCGGCGACTGTCTGCGCGGCCGGAGGCTGGCCGGCCTGGAGCAGGCGGTGAAGATGCTGACGGACGACCCGGCGAGGCTGTTCGGGCTGCGGGAACGGGGCCGGATCCAGGAGGGCTTCCATGCCGACCTCGTCCTGTTCGACCCGGAACGGATCGACGCGGGCAAGGCCACCCTGGTGCACGACCTGCCGGGTGACAGTCCGCGGCTGGACTCCAAGGCCCTCGGGGTGCGCGCGGTGTGGGTGAACGGCGTGGCCGCCATCCGCGACGACGTGGTGACGGGCGCCGTGCCCGGACGGGTGCTGCGCTCGGGGCGGGACACCAGGACGGTGAGCACGAGGTGA
- a CDS encoding sodium:solute symporter family protein, giving the protein MNGLDWAVLIGYFGVMVAIGVWSHKRVDDVSDFFTAGGKMPWWLSGISHHMSGYSAVMFTGYAGIAYTYGVTSFVTWSFPIALGIAIGSKLFAPRINRLRSRLHVASPLEYLKNRYDLKTQQALAWSGMMLKIVDVGAKWAAIATLLSVFTGISLNQGILITGAITAVYCTIGGLWADALTELGQFVIQLLAGIAMFVAVVLKLNDKGIGFLDAWDQPALQGHDKPLVAQYGTVFLLAFLFIKLFEYNGGMLNQAQRYMATSGPKEAERSARLSAALWLVWPLVLFFPMWMSPLLVTSNKPDGSDSYALMTEQLLPHGLLGLVVVGFFSHTMAMCSSDANAIAAVFTRDCAPVIWARAREWNQRSGLIAARVTTVVFLGLSMAAATQVNSPAFKDIITVVIKWVAGLMGPMAIPMMLGLLRPFRRSGPTAALGSWSMGLLAFWLVNYPINWNVDGGVPLQYQVSIPLAVSLVLYIVIGFVKPEDTPERLAIIETINTDGDGDGGSAGAAAAPEPRDTVEGKLISPSGGAPSGGA; this is encoded by the coding sequence ATGAACGGTCTCGACTGGGCCGTGCTCATCGGCTATTTCGGCGTGATGGTCGCGATCGGCGTCTGGTCGCACAAACGCGTCGACGACGTGAGCGACTTCTTCACCGCCGGCGGCAAGATGCCCTGGTGGCTGTCCGGCATCTCGCACCACATGTCGGGCTACAGCGCGGTGATGTTCACCGGGTACGCGGGCATCGCCTACACCTACGGCGTCACCTCCTTCGTCACCTGGTCCTTCCCCATCGCACTGGGCATCGCGATCGGCTCGAAGCTGTTCGCGCCGCGCATCAACCGGCTGCGGTCGCGGCTCCACGTGGCGTCCCCGCTGGAGTACCTGAAGAACCGGTACGACCTGAAGACCCAGCAGGCGCTCGCCTGGTCCGGGATGATGCTGAAGATCGTGGACGTGGGCGCCAAGTGGGCTGCCATCGCGACCCTGTTGTCCGTCTTCACCGGCATCTCCCTCAACCAGGGCATCCTCATCACGGGCGCGATCACCGCCGTCTACTGCACCATCGGCGGCCTGTGGGCGGACGCGCTGACCGAACTCGGCCAGTTCGTGATCCAGTTGCTGGCCGGCATCGCGATGTTCGTGGCCGTCGTGCTGAAGCTGAACGACAAGGGCATCGGGTTCCTGGACGCCTGGGACCAGCCGGCGCTCCAGGGCCACGACAAGCCGCTCGTCGCCCAGTACGGCACGGTGTTCCTGCTCGCGTTCCTGTTCATCAAGCTCTTCGAGTACAACGGCGGCATGCTGAACCAGGCCCAGCGGTACATGGCCACGTCCGGCCCGAAGGAGGCCGAGCGCTCCGCTCGGCTGTCGGCCGCGCTGTGGCTGGTGTGGCCGCTGGTGCTGTTCTTCCCGATGTGGATGTCCCCGCTGCTGGTGACGTCGAACAAGCCGGACGGCTCCGACTCCTACGCCCTGATGACCGAACAGCTGTTGCCGCACGGCCTGCTGGGGCTCGTCGTCGTCGGCTTCTTCTCCCACACGATGGCGATGTGCTCCTCCGACGCGAACGCCATCGCCGCGGTCTTCACCCGGGACTGCGCGCCCGTCATCTGGGCCAGGGCCAGGGAGTGGAACCAGCGGTCGGGACTGATCGCGGCGCGCGTGACGACCGTCGTGTTCCTCGGCCTGTCCATGGCGGCGGCCACCCAGGTCAACTCCCCCGCCTTCAAGGACATCATCACGGTCGTCATCAAGTGGGTCGCCGGCCTGATGGGCCCGATGGCGATCCCGATGATGCTGGGTCTGCTGCGCCCGTTCCGCCGCTCCGGTCCGACGGCGGCGCTCGGCAGCTGGTCGATGGGCCTGCTGGCCTTCTGGCTGGTCAACTACCCGATCAACTGGAACGTCGACGGCGGCGTGCCGCTCCAGTACCAGGTGTCGATCCCGCTGGCCGTGTCACTGGTCCTCTACATCGTCATCGGGTTCGTCAAGCCCGAGGACACCCCGGAGCGCCTCGCGATCATCGAGACCATCAACACCGACGGGGACGGAGACGGGGGCTCGGCGGGAGCGGCCGCGGCGCCGGAGCCGCGGGACACCGTGGAAGGGAAACTCATCAGCCCGTCCGGGGGCGCCCCCTCCGGCGGAGCCTGA